A window of Bactrocera dorsalis isolate Fly_Bdor chromosome 4, ASM2337382v1, whole genome shotgun sequence genomic DNA:
GGACTTCGACCGCAAGGGTGAAACGCTATATTGGGTGCAAGGACGCGAAGGTGACGATGAAAATTGCACGATATTCTCCACACCTTACGGTGGTGGCAACAAGACACAATTCCTCGGCGCCGATACGGGCATTGTCGGTTCCCCCTACACCATCGCCTTTGACTGGCTGGGCCGCAATCTGTACATGGGCAACCGTATTGCCAGCAATATTGAGGCGGTGCGCGTGGATGGTAAAATCAAGTATCGCACAATCATCCTTGCCAACGACGGCAATCAAACATCCGTTTCGAAACCCAAACAAATGGTGCTAGATCCCAACGATGGCAAACTCTTCTGGATCGATGAGGGTGGTTATGGTGTGCCCGTGAAGATTGGGCGTGTCAATATGAACGGTAATAATCCCATGGTGCTGAAATCGGAAATCGACCAACCCGAGAGTATTGCTTTGGATATCGAAAAGAAATTGGTTTACTATAGTACACAATATCCGCCGACAATCTGTGTCATGGACTATCACGGTGAGGATCATCGTGTTTTGCTTTCGGAGGAGAATGCGATTTCGCGCCCAAGAAGCTTAGGAATTTTAGATTCAAGATTGTACTATCTCGACCCAATTTATGAGAAGATCGTACGCATTGACTTGCCACGTGGCGATAATCCTAAAGTAATTGTGGACAACGAACCCGATCTAAGGAGCATGATCATCTTCAAAAAACGTCCCATGATGCAACAtccttgtcaaataaataacGGTGGCTGTGAGCATCTTTGCATACCAGATGATGTTTCGTCGCGCACTTGTGCTTGCGGTGTTGGCTATCGCAAGGATAACGATATTAACTGTGTGGCATACAAGACCTTTGCCGTCGTATCACAACTTGACGTGACTCGTGGCTACAGTTTGAGCGATAGCTCCGAGGCGATGGTGCCAATTAGTGGACCTGGCCATCACATCTTACACGTTGATGTGCTCTTCCGCGAACAATGGATCTACTGGGCCGAATACAATCGTGGCACATGGAATGGCATTTTCCGACGTCGTCCGAATGGCACCGAACTTCAACATATCGTTAAGGATGGCATTGGTAGTAACGGCATACGTGGTCTGACCATTGATTGGGTCGCTGGCAATAtgtatttcacaaatatttatcCACATGAGAATTATGTCGAAGTCTGTTGGTTGGATGGCAGCAATCGTAAAGTGCTGGTGAAGACGACAACTGATGCACCGCGTGAACTCGCTGTAAATCCAATCAAACGCCTACTCTACTGGATTGATTATGGTCAACACCCACGCATTGGTAAGGCTTTCTTAGATGGCTCACACTGGACGCCTTTGGTAACATCCGGTATATCGAATCCACGTGATTTGACAATCGATATGTTGACACACGACGTCTATTGGGTGGACTCAAAATTGGATACCATTCAAAAGATTTCCTTCTCCGGTGGCAATCGTAAGGTCATCCGTCGCAATTTAGCCAATCCAATGGGTATAGCTATACATCTTGGCGATGTTTACTGGGTGGATCGTAATTTGAACTCGGTATACAAGGCCTCCAAATTATCTGGCAACGAATCGGCACCGGTACGTGTGCGCACCAATTTACAAAAGTTACGTGACATTGCCATTTATAACATCAACAATCAGCCACAAGATGAGGGCAATCCGTGTGCACGTCTCGGTAATGGCGGTTGCGATCAACTTTGCTTCAGTTTTCCGCCTGATCAAGCGACAACTTCCCGCGCGCATTACCGCTGCGATTGTGCCACTGGTAAACTCGCAGATGACGAACGCAAATGTGAGGTGGTCAATGAGTATCTCGTCTTCGCTACACGCACTGAAATACGCGCCGTCAACTTGGATCCACACTCCACCCAAGTGCCATTTACACCAATGAGCAATCTCACCAATGTGGTCGGTCTCGACTTTGACTTTGCAGACAATCACATGTTATTCACACAAATCCGTCCATGGGCTAAGATTGCCTACACCAAGGCTGACAATCCGAACAGCAACGATGTTAATGTGGTGCTGAGCAGAGGCATTAATCCGGAGGGTATCGCGTACGATTGGACACAGAAGAAGATCTACTGGACTGACAGCTCGAATAACTCAATTTATGCCATGAACTTGGATGGCACTGATTTGGTAATGATAGCGCGTGTGGAACGGCCACGTGCCATCGTGCTAGATCCATGCAATGGCACACTATACTTCACCGATTGGGGTCGTTTCGGTACATCGGGCAAAATCTTCCGCACCACGATGGCTGGCTCCTTGAAACGCGCCATTGTTGACAAAGAACTCTCACAACCCAGTGGTCTCGCAATTGATTATGAAGAACGTAAACTCTATTGGACCGACGCCGTGCGTGAGAAGATCGAACGCTCTGATTTGGATGGCAAGAACCGGGAACTGCTCGTGGATGCCACAATTTATCCTTTCGCCATAACCGTGTTCCGCAATTATATTTATTGGACAGATCTGCAGTTACGTGGCGTGTATCGCGCTGAGAAGCATACTGGCGCCAATGTCGTAGAGATGGTCAAACGTTTGGAGGACTCACCACGTGATATACGTGTCTATAGCGCTGAACGACAGAAATGTGCGGTTAATCCATGTCTTATCAAGAATGGTGGCTGCGCGCAAAGTTGTCATCCGGCACCGAATGGCAAGGCAGAATGCAAGTGTGGCGACAACTCAAAGGTGGTCAACGAGGGACGCATGTGTGCGCCACGCAACAACACTTGCGAGGCAAGCAAATTCTATTGCCAGAACGGCAAGTGTATCTCGCGTATGTGGTCTTGCGATGGTGATGACGATTGTGGCGACAACTCAGATGAGGATCCAAATTACTGCGCCTACCATTCGTGCTCACCCACCGAATTCCGTTGCAACAATGGACGTTGTATCTTCAAGTCGTGGAAGTGCGATCATGAGAACGACTGCAAGGATGGCTCAGATGAGATCGACTGTACTTATCCGCCTTGCGTTGATGGCGAATTCACTTGCGGTAATGGTCGTTGCATACCAATGACACAAGTTTGTAATGGCGTCAACGATTGCAAAGACAATACAACTTCGGATGAAACACACGAACGTTGTCCGCAAAATACGACTTGCCCACCGAATCACCTCAAATGCGAAAAGACCAATATCTGTGTGGAACCGTACTGGCTATGTGATGGCGACAATGATTGCGGTGATAACTCAGATGAGGATCCACTACACTGCGGTCAACGCACTTGCCCGACTAACAGCTTCCGTTGCCCCAACCACCGCTGCATACCGGCCACTTGGTATTGTGATGGCGATGATGATTGCGGTGATGGTGCCGACGAACCGCCAGAGTATTGCAAATCCGAGGGACGTACTTGCTTTGGTGATCTCTTCACCTGTGACAATGGTAACTGCATACCGAGAATATACATATGCGATGGTGATAACGATTGCCTGGATAACAGTGATGAGGACAGCAGACATCAATGCAGTAAGTTTCGCAGAATTTTTAGGTTATAATTAGGTTTTtctaatttacttttttctttcctCTAGATGATCGCAAATGTGATGAAGAAACAGAATTCACTTGTCTGGAGAATAAAGCCTGGGGACGTGCTCAATGTATACCCAAGAAATGGATATGTGATGGCGATCCGGATTGTGTGGATGGCGCGGATGAGAATACAACACTGCATTCCTGCGCGACACAACAGCCTTGCGGCGAGGACATGTTCACTTGCGATAACGGCCGTTGCATCAATAAGGTAAGTCATACGGCTCACAAACTTTGTACTTTTCGactaaaaatttgtatgttttcCAAACCAAACTTAGGGCTGGACTTGTGATCATGACAATGACTGCGGCGATGGCTCTGATGAGGGTAAATTCTGCAGTTCCAAATACAAGAGTTGCTCCGAACAAGAATTCACATGTCAGAACTTCAAATGCATACGCAATCAGTATCGTTGCGATGGCGAAGACGATTGTGGCGATCACTCTGATGAAGTGGGTTGCAAGAAAGAGAACACAACATGTCCGAATGGTCAATTCACCTGCACGAATGGACAATGTATTGACTATCATTTGGTGTGTAACAAAGTGCCCGACTGCAGCGATGAATCGGATGAGCCGGCGCATTGTAATGTGGACGAGTGCGCGAAGGTGGAGATACACCAGTGCGGCCATAAGTGTGTGGACACGCTGACTGGCTACTACTGTGACTGCAACCAAGGCTACAAGTAAGTATTATTAGGAGACACTGGAAAGgtattattttttactcaataaataaattttctcctCCACTTTACAGACTCATGCCCGACGGCAAGGCCTGCGCTGATATCGATGAATGTCTGGAGTTGCCTGGTGCTTGCTCACAACACTGTTCGAACACACCTGGCGGCTATTACTGCAAATGCGACGAACGCTACTACGAACGTCAAACGGACGAGCATACGTGCAAACGAAAGGACACCGAAACACCGTGGCTAGTCTTCACCAACAAATATTATGTACGCAATATGTCGCTCGATGGCAAGCAGTATAATCTTATGCATCAAGATTTGATGAACGTCGTCGCTTTGGACTTTGATATACAAGAGCAGTACATGTATTTCTGCGATGTGACCGCCAAAACTATCTTCCGCTCCAAGTATGGGCTCGATGATGACGAAAAACCCGAACGTGAAGCTATAATACGTCACGACTCGCACGGCTTGGAGGGCATAGCTGTCGATTGGGTGGGACGCAAGCTCTATTGGCTGGACAGACATTCGAAGAATTTGGACGTCTCGGAATTGGATGGCACAAAACGTAAGACGCTACGCAGTGGCGTGATCGATCCACGCGCGCTTGTCGTGCATCCCGGTATTGGTTATCTCTACTTCACATCGTGGCACTTGCAAGCTTACATTGCTAAAATGGGCATGGATGGCTCGAACTTTACGCGCATACTCACCTGGGACGATGATATTGCTTGGCCCAACGCTTTGACGCTCGACTACTTCACGGATCGTATTTATTGGGCTGACGCACATTTGGACTATGTTGCCTACACGGATTTGGAAGGTCGCCACCGTCATGTAGTGTTATCGGGCGTAAAAGTGCCACACATTTTCGCGCTATCACTCTTCGATGACTATCTCTACTGGACCGATTGGAATTTGAAGGGCATTATGCGCGCCAATAAATTTACTGGTCAAAATTACACCGTGCTACGCAATACGACCCACCGTCCATACGACATACATATCAACCATCCGCTGCGTCAATTACCTTACACGAATCCTTGCGGCAAGGATAATGGCGGCTGCTCACATCTCTGTCTAATTGCACCACCACCAGAGTCCACTTACTTTAATATCGAGGGCTACATCGAGGAGGGCGCGCCAAGCTACAAGTGCGCCTGTCCCAATCAATTCTATTTGGCACGCGACAGCAAAACTTGCATAGCCAACTGTACCGCCGGTCAACACCGCTGTGGTGGCAACGACGAGAAATGTATACCCTGGTTCTGGAAGTGCGACGGTGAAAAAGACTGTAAGGATGGCTCCGATGAGCCCACAACTTGTCCGACACGTCACTGCCGCGCTGGCACATTCCAATGTAAGAATACGAATTGCACACCTTCGGCGACGATCTGTGATGGCACCGACGATTGCGGCGATGGTAGCGATGAACAAAACTGCGATCTGCCCTGCCCCGAATCGGACTTCAAATGTAAGTCGAGCGGACGTTGCATATTGGACAGCTGGCGTTGTGATGGCGACGCTGACTGTAAGGATGGCAGCGACGAGGATCCGGCTGTGTGTCGTAAGTCTAGCCTACATTATATTTTTCCCTGAATTAAaataactcataaaatttttttttccccCTCAGACAAACGCGCTTGCGATCCGGAGACGGAGTTCAGCTGCAAGAACGGCCGCTGCATACCGAAACTGTGGATGTGTGACTTCGACAATGACTGTGGTGATGACTCCGATGAGCCAGCGTACATGTGTCGTCAACGTAACTGCACTACCGGCTGGCAACGCTGTCCTGGTCAGTCCAACTACCGTTGCATACCAAAATGGCTCTTCTGCGATGGCAAAGACGATTGCCGTGACAATAGCGATGAGCTGCCAGAGAACTGTCCAAAATGCTCCAGCGAGACCGACTTCAAGTGCGCCAACAATCGCTGCATACCAAAGTAAGGCGAAAACACCGTTACTAGAACGTACTGTTATTGCTAATATTAtcttatttatttcttctacTTCGCTCTAGACAATGGATGTGCGACTTCTCGGACGATTGCGGTGATGGTAGTGATGAGAATGACGCCATTTGCAAGGGTAAATATCGCGAATGCTCCGAGTCGGAATTCCACTGCGCCAACGGCAAGTGTATATCGTCGCGTTGGCAGTGCGATCATGAGGACGATTGTGGTGACAACTCGGATGAGATGAATTGTGAGGGTTATAAGTGCAAGAACGGTACATTCCAGTGCATGTCTGGTCACTGTATTGCCTCGTACTTCCGTTGCGATGGCGATCGTGATTGTCGCGATATGTCTGACGAAATTGACTGTCCACCACGCTTCCCCGGTGGCCGTTACTGTCCCGAATCGCGCTTCCAGTGTAATAACAATCTTTGTGTTTCACCCTCGGATCTCTGCGATGGCACTGACGATTGCGGTGATGGCTCAGATGAGGATGTCAAGGTTTGCACCGATTTCAACTGCGACACGCTGCGTCGCTTCCAGTGCGCCAATCATCGCTGTGTGGCACGTTATCAGATTTGTGATGGCATCGACAATTGTGGTGATGGCTCGGACGAAAATAATATGACGCTCTGCGCCAACAAGCAGAAACCATGTGACCTGTATACACAATACCAATGCGCCAATAAGAATTGTGTGGAGCGTGCGCAAGTTTGTGATTACTCGGATGATTGTGGTGATGCTTCCGATGAGTTGGGTTGCCACCACACGAACACATGCTCCGAACTGACACGAGGCGGTTGCGAACATCACTGTCACAATCTGACCGATGGCGGCTACATCTGCGCCTGTTATCCGGGCTATATAATATCCGCGGAGAATAAGAAACGCTGCTTGGACGTGGATGAGTGTGTCACACGACAGCATACCTGCTCTCACAAATGTCAGAATCTCAATGGCACTTACTCGTGCTCGTGTCGCGAAGGTTTCCGCTTGGTTGACAGTCAATCCGGTGTTTGTCGTGCTGAGAAAGAAGATATTGTGTTGGTATTTGCTAACGGACCCGAAATACGTGCATTGGATCTACAAAAACGTGAAGAATTTGATGTGATTGCGGCGGAGAAACGTATTGAAGCTTTGGATTATGACGCACAACAGCAGATCGTCTTCTGGGCTGACAGCTACGACAAGACAATCAAACGTTCGTACATGGTGAATGCCTTGGATGGACAGGCAAAGATCGGTTTCGCACAAGATCTCAATATGAAGGGTGGCTCCAAACCAACAGCTGTTGCCGTCGACTGGCTGGCATCCAATCTTTACTGGACTGAGGTAGACCGCACCGGCTCGAAACCACGTGGACGCGTTATGGTCGCGAAAACAGATGGCCGCTACAGACGTTCGATAGTTAATGCCGGCCTTGAGGTGCCAACTTCCATTGTGGTGAATCCACAATTGGGTCGCATCTATTGGGCTGATGCTGGTTCTGCGCCAAAGATTGAGGTATCTTGGATGGATGGCTCGAAACGTCGTCCGCTCATGACCGACCGCATACGTCACCCAACTGGCCTGACTATCGACTACTCCCAAGACCACACAATTTACTGGGTAGACACCAAGTTAAACACCATCGAATCAATGCGCCCCGATGGCTCGTACCGCAAGTTGATAGTGAAGGGCGATCAGCTACGTCATCCCATCTCTTTGGATGTGTTCGAATCCACCATATATTGGGTGACACGTGACTCCGGCGAAGTGATACGTCAGGACAAATTCGGTCGTGGCGTACAAGTCACCGTTCATCGCAATCTCGTCAATCCGTCCGGCATTAAGGTCTACCACGAACAACGTTACAACACCTCATTACGCAATCCATGTTACGATTCAAGTTGCTCACATTTATGCCTGCTCGTACCTGGCGGTCATCGTTGCGCTTGCCCCGACACTTCCGGATTGCCCTCGCATCGCAGCACTGCCGAAGTGATCTGCGATGCTGCAGCTGAGCGACCGCGTCCATCGCCGCGCATTTGCCCGTGCCAGAATGGCGGCCTTTGTCGCGAAGATGAGCGCGGTGATTTGTACTGCGAATGCCAGCCCGACTTCAAGGGTGAGCATTGCGATCGCAGCATGGCAGGCGCATTCGGCCACGGCGGCGCAAATGTAACGGCTGTTGTGGTACCAATAATGGTGATATTGTTGGTACTGCTGACGGCGGGCGGTGCGTGGTATGTCATACGGAAGAAGCCATTGTAAGTAtagaatttatttgttgttcttcTGCTATATGCTTTATACAAATTAAAGGGTCTTTTCCACTTTCAGTGGCAAATTGGCGCGTTTGCCCACATTAACGTCGTCGCAAAGTGTCACCTTCCGCCATGGC
This region includes:
- the LOC105224376 gene encoding low-density lipoprotein receptor-related protein 2 isoform X2, giving the protein MHPPAGKRCRQISDANETNSNNNNGATMMAERRRSSKNNTAAANAATAPTTTATVATKTFGNHCRQLSVLVCFVAIVALNNFGCLLTTTTAAQQRENMRVLPLPEVSFGARDGSSGSVSAFNVPCPRGFFRCNDGKCITSLWVCNYQKDCEGGEDEQQSCPPPECEAGQINCGQYVFNKTYCIPPHFRCDMTDDCEDKSDESQCTYRKCQSSDVFCNAPGGLAPSDGSRLAGPCVPKEKRCDGYLDCRNGRDEEGCTGISCRLDQFRCANGQKCIDASLKCNHKDDCGDKSDEQGCNFPPCHHGQFRCTNALCIPSNFYCDGYHDCADESDEANCTAIACPDNKFLCPRGGPKGTPKCILKSQLCDGHRDCEDGSDEETACSTGSCPALSCEYRCGPSLTGGACYCPDGQSIAADNRTCMDRDECAEWGYCDQLCTNTDGSFTCQCTQGYSLYNSTKCIVPDPRTMQLIIAHDRAVVRMSAHGGDPRVLANATAASGVAFHYQRNTLYWSDIKTRKVQSIPLDVFNGAISPLDLTLPGTWAPVALAVDWVGDKIYVADLIGQKIDVFELSGHWHAVVLGSNLTSPADLALDPTSGLMFVADGGQVLRAHMDGTHARSIVSEAAYKASGVTVDIIAKRVYWCDSLLDYIETVNYEGENRIMVLRGQQVPSPSRLALFENRIYWTDATKQGIMSVDKYAGPTSIQVTYKAKDIREPKGIVAVHALSQPRVSNPCGNNNGGCNHMCIVTAVKGAPTGLGYRCACHTGYQLQTDLKNCKIVREFLMYSQQRFIKGKVLEPVIEGFSDAILPVVSRRARFVGLDYDSRDEFIYYSDVLQDVIYRVHRNGTGREIVLASQNEGVEGLAVDWASKNLYYIDSRKGTLNVLSTRNVTYRRTLLKNLKRPRAIVVHPNRGFIFFSEWDRPANITRANTDGTNLLVFKNVTLGWPNGLSIDFKEDRVYWCDALLDHVQHSNLDGTDIKTVNSRLVRHPFSIVIHNDWMYITDWRLDAIIRLHKLTGEQEEMMVREPQTNRLYGVKVYSHEVQTITDIHPCHVNNGGCEKICFAIPRNDSVLPSLQTRCSCPYGERLAEDQRSCMADPNAEPPVQPCPNTWDFTCNNQRCIPKSWVCDGDDDCLDNSDEEQNCTKPTCGSNEFQCKSGRCIPLNFRCDQENDCGDNSDEFECGNVTCGTAQFACDNGRCIPNMWKCDSENDCGDGSDEGDFCAEKTCAYFQFTCPRTGHCIPQSWVCDGDDDCFDKQDEKDCPPITCLANQFKCADLRQCVEESYKCDGIPDCNDGSDELDCPSMGPNQCNLEKHFRCKSSGFCIPIAWHCDGSNDCSDQSDEEDCGQITCAQNFFKCNNSNCVFKAYICDGKDDCGDGSDESSLHACVPPPFKCPYGQWKCPDVSERCVNMTSVCDGTPDCPNGADEGEGCDLAECTHQGGLCSNGCQKTPLGATCVCPPGSEIGEDGYTCVDMNECDPPGLCSQQCTNTKGSYFCSCTDGYLLEPNKHTCKAVNHSAAFLIISNRHSILVADLKEQGLERVPIIVENVVATASNMHTGTIFWSDMKLKKISRLDRGQEPQEIINTGLDLVEGLAYDWVARNLYWLDSKLNTIEVSAENGSNRLVLVRENITQPRGMCLDPSPEARFIFWTDWGENPRIERVGMDGTMRETIINTKIYWPNGLTLDIATKRVYFADSKLDFIDFCYYNGTGRQQVLANSHYLLHPHSLSLFEDTLYWTDRQLNRVLSANKFRGKNQTVVSHLISQPLSIHVHHPSLQPIHPNPCEKSNCQHLCLLSPSAEEGFSCKCKPGFRLMSEGRCVEEENPFLVVVKGTQIVDIPLNGGDARAGSLAPVIGIESSTGLDFDRKGETLYWVQGREGDDENCTIFSTPYGGGNKTQFLGADTGIVGSPYTIAFDWLGRNLYMGNRIASNIEAVRVDGKIKYRTIILANDGNQTSVSKPKQMVLDPNDGKLFWIDEGGYGVPVKIGRVNMNGNNPMVLKSEIDQPESIALDIEKKLVYYSTQYPPTICVMDYHGEDHRVLLSEENAISRPRSLGILDSRLYYLDPIYEKIVRIDLPRGDNPKVIVDNEPDLRSMIIFKKRPMMQHPCQINNGGCEHLCIPDDVSSRTCACGVGYRKDNDINCVAYKTFAVVSQLDVTRGYSLSDSSEAMVPISGPGHHILHVDVLFREQWIYWAEYNRGTWNGIFRRRPNGTELQHIVKDGIGSNGIRGLTIDWVAGNMYFTNIYPHENYVEVCWLDGSNRKVLVKTTTDAPRELAVNPIKRLLYWIDYGQHPRIGKAFLDGSHWTPLVTSGISNPRDLTIDMLTHDVYWVDSKLDTIQKISFSGGNRKVIRRNLANPMGIAIHLGDVYWVDRNLNSVYKASKLSGNESAPVRVRTNLQKLRDIAIYNINNQPQDEGNPCARLGNGGCDQLCFSFPPDQATTSRAHYRCDCATGKLADDERKCEVVNEYLVFATRTEIRAVNLDPHSTQVPFTPMSNLTNVVGLDFDFADNHMLFTQIRPWAKIAYTKADNPNSNDVNVVLSRGINPEGIAYDWTQKKIYWTDSSNNSIYAMNLDGTDLVMIARVERPRAIVLDPCNGTLYFTDWGRFGTSGKIFRTTMAGSLKRAIVDKELSQPSGLAIDYEERKLYWTDAVREKIERSDLDGKNRELLVDATIYPFAITVFRNYIYWTDLQLRGVYRAEKHTGANVVEMVKRLEDSPRDIRVYSAERQKCAVNPCLIKNGGCAQSCHPAPNGKAECKCGDNSKVVNEGRMCAPRNNTCEASKFYCQNGKCISRMWSCDGDDDCGDNSDEDPNYCAYHSCSPTEFRCNNGRCIFKSWKCDHENDCKDGSDEIDCTYPPCVDGEFTCGNGRCIPMTQVCNGVNDCKDNTTSDETHERCPQNTTCPPNHLKCEKTNICVEPYWLCDGDNDCGDNSDEDPLHCGQRTCPTNSFRCPNHRCIPATWYCDGDDDCGDGADEPPEYCKSEGRTCFGDLFTCDNGNCIPRIYICDGDNDCLDNSDEDSRHQCNDRKCDEETEFTCLENKAWGRAQCIPKKWICDGDPDCVDGADENTTLHSCATQQPCGEDMFTCDNGRCINKGWTCDHDNDCGDGSDEGKFCSSKYKSCSEQEFTCQNFKCIRNQYRCDGEDDCGDHSDEVGCKKENTTCPNGQFTCTNGQCIDYHLVCNKVPDCSDESDEPAHCNVDECAKVEIHQCGHKCVDTLTGYYCDCNQGYKLMPDGKACADIDECLELPGACSQHCSNTPGGYYCKCDERYYERQTDEHTCKRKDTETPWLVFTNKYYVRNMSLDGKQYNLMHQDLMNVVALDFDIQEQYMYFCDVTAKTIFRSKYGLDDDEKPEREAIIRHDSHGLEGIAVDWVGRKLYWLDRHSKNLDVSELDGTKRKTLRSGVIDPRALVVHPGIGYLYFTSWHLQAYIAKMGMDGSNFTRILTWDDDIAWPNALTLDYFTDRIYWADAHLDYVAYTDLEGRHRHVVLSGVKVPHIFALSLFDDYLYWTDWNLKGIMRANKFTGQNYTVLRNTTHRPYDIHINHPLRQLPYTNPCGKDNGGCSHLCLIAPPPESTYFNIEGYIEEGAPSYKCACPNQFYLARDSKTCIANCTAGQHRCGGNDEKCIPWFWKCDGEKDCKDGSDEPTTCPTRHCRAGTFQCKNTNCTPSATICDGTDDCGDGSDEQNCDLPCPESDFKCKSSGRCILDSWRCDGDADCKDGSDEDPAVCHKRACDPETEFSCKNGRCIPKLWMCDFDNDCGDDSDEPAYMCRQRNCTTGWQRCPGQSNYRCIPKWLFCDGKDDCRDNSDELPENCPKCSSETDFKCANNRCIPKQWMCDFSDDCGDGSDENDAICKGKYRECSESEFHCANGKCISSRWQCDHEDDCGDNSDEMNCEGYKCKNGTFQCMSGHCIASYFRCDGDRDCRDMSDEIDCPPRFPGGRYCPESRFQCNNNLCVSPSDLCDGTDDCGDGSDEDVKVCTDFNCDTLRRFQCANHRCVARYQICDGIDNCGDGSDENNMTLCANKQKPCDLYTQYQCANKNCVERAQVCDYSDDCGDASDELGCHHTNTCSELTRGGCEHHCHNLTDGGYICACYPGYIISAENKKRCLDVDECVTRQHTCSHKCQNLNGTYSCSCREGFRLVDSQSGVCRAEKEDIVLVFANGPEIRALDLQKREEFDVIAAEKRIEALDYDAQQQIVFWADSYDKTIKRSYMVNALDGQAKIGFAQDLNMKGGSKPTAVAVDWLASNLYWTEVDRTGSKPRGRVMVAKTDGRYRRSIVNAGLEVPTSIVVNPQLGRIYWADAGSAPKIEVSWMDGSKRRPLMTDRIRHPTGLTIDYSQDHTIYWVDTKLNTIESMRPDGSYRKLIVKGDQLRHPISLDVFESTIYWVTRDSGEVIRQDKFGRGVQVTVHRNLVNPSGIKVYHEQRYNTSLRNPCYDSSCSHLCLLVPGGHRCACPDTSGLPSHRSTAEVICDAAAERPRPSPRICPCQNGGLCREDERGDLYCECQPDFKGEHCDRSMAGAFGHGGANVTAVVVPIMVILLVLLTAGGAWYVIRKKPFGKLARLPTLTSSQSVTFRHGTNVEFNAPDFPGGASAGPSNDVAPIEGYNLQTVNTAKTRDFSNPMYDAVQSGTNTDPSLSNGTGIYEVPHDPSKTKTVGPFTEPVSAILAPSSITHKSSPQLQLRTRELDPSADTGKDTQYLVEEDKSEC